From the genome of Triticum aestivum cultivar Chinese Spring chromosome 3B, IWGSC CS RefSeq v2.1, whole genome shotgun sequence, one region includes:
- the LOC123069707 gene encoding 50S ribosomal protein 5, chloroplastic codes for MALLLSPTVSFLAPSPSSAPRARALSSSAANNNVVPYLASRLQCKTGASVSHVSLAKKMPVVVHASAEAGATDAAEQPEKPKPAASIEDMPLESKQQMILEQRARMKVAKKLRQRRKRLVQKRRLRKKGRWPPSKMKKLKNV; via the exons ATGGCGCTCCTCCTGTCCCCCACCGTCtccttcctcgccccctccccctcctccgctcCTCGTGCCCGAGCTCTCTCCAGCTCCGCCGCCAACAATAATGTCGTCCCTTACCTCG CCTCGAGACTTCAGTGCAAGACCGGCGCCTCAGTTAGCCATGTTTCTCTTGCCAAGAAAATGCCCGTAGTTGTCCACGCCTCTGCAGAGGCTGGTGCAACTGATGCCGCGGAGCAACCAGAGAAGCCAAAACCAGCGGCTTCTATCGAGGACATGCCGCTCGAGTCCAAGCAGCAGATGATCCTGGAGCAGAGGGCACGGATGAAGGTGGCCAAGAAGCTGAGGCAGAGGCGCAAGCGGCTCGTCCAGAAGAGGCGGCTGAGGAAGAAGGGCAGGTGGCCACCGTCCAAGATGAAGAAGCTCAAGAATGTCTGA